In Odontesthes bonariensis isolate fOdoBon6 chromosome 22, fOdoBon6.hap1, whole genome shotgun sequence, one genomic interval encodes:
- the mfhas1 gene encoding malignant fibrous histiocytoma-amplified sequence 1 homolog, which yields MRTLNENKEEQEEEGSGCNAMEDKENDLKTARLWRDAALRSRKLRSNLRQLTLCSKNNQIVLPEDISDIEVLNLGNNSLQELPHELGSTLNNLRILVLRRNKFTTVPRVVFELGLLVELDMSHNCLRSLSEGVGQLRGLKKLCVSHNKIQSLPAQIGSLQSLEELDISFNDLRDFSRSFSGLSKLRTLDADHNKLNQFPPEILGLCELEELDLSGNKFETLPSDMMRLTSAKILWLSSLHMSSLPDSFCRLHNLESLMLDGNNLTALPPSFGHLQRLKMINLSSNDFENFPEVILSIAGLEELYLSRNKLTHIPEEIGQLVKLVNLWLDNNNITHLPDSIVELEKLEELVLQGNQIAILPDHFGKLSKVNIWKVKDNPLIQPPYEVCMKGIPYIAVYQKELAQSQHAVKPRLKLVLMGMKSAGKTRLRQSLVNTKQDTRGTPGNKGIELTNWVADADRHLTFLVYDLSGNQNYDLIKPFFLSPGALYVLVVNLKTYSPKNFYAHVGYFLHLLCAKVPHAVACLVGTHADLCGEVELEEKTLDIHRQIGLQEKSDIQGLRSLAQQVDHALEQGYNVRTSSPHVLFYGVTDRNLRRRKAQLQYMLNHRLQILSPVLSVSCTETQRNIQRLQEKLMSVADHREIFPNLHRVLPKSWQMLEELHFKSKDLWLSWWNSARLGLQAGLTEDRLQSALSYLHESGKLLYFEDSLTLREYVFHNLPRFIAILNVFFQRDESTLLDRLLSEGERGDKGRVSLVIEDEKGENLRVTHLQHHVEGFIQHGLLPSNVIRLLLRPLIQTQQDLHLIMELLEKMGICYCINKPRSKPLNGATAWYKFPSYVSNEEAQAEASTGGSSLPVSPLFSVEQLHIQYSFHFLFPPGLFARFSVQINSHVVQRSDGRHQIFAYRGKVPVVISHQPSKGRLQAETLSIASHASLPNIWTAWQAVTPLVEELNMLLQEWPGLHYSVHILCSKCLKRGSSNPHAFPGELLSQPRPDGLTEIICPKNGSERVNVALVYPPTPTATSPK from the coding sequence ATGAGAACTCTCAATGAAAacaaggaggagcaggaggaggaggggtcGGGCTGCAACGCCATGGAGGACAAGGAGAACGATCTGAAAACGGCCAGGTTGTGGAGGGATGCCGCCCTCCGCTCCCGGAAGCTGCGGAGCAACCTGCGCCAGCTCACCCTCTGCTCCAAAAACAACCAGATCGTCCTGCCGGAGGATATATCCGACATAGAGGTGCTCAACCTGGGCAACAACTCTCTCCAGGAACTGCCACACGAGCTGGGATCCACCCTCAACAACCTGCGCATCCTCGTCCTCCGGAGGAACAAGTTCACCACCGTCCCCCGGGTGGTGTTTGAGCTGGGGCTGCTGGTGGAGCTCGACATGAGCCACAACTGCCTGAGAAGCCTGTCTGAAGGGGTGGGCCAGCTGAGGGGGCTGAAGAAGCTCTGCGTCAGTCACAACAAAATCCAGAGCCTGCCGGCTCAGATCGGCTCGCTTCAGTCTctggaggagctggacatcAGTTTCAACGACCTGCGCGACTTCTCCAGATCCTTCTCTGGCCTCTCCAAGCTGCGCACTCTGGATGCAGACCACAACAAGCTCAACCAGTTCCCCCCTGAGATCCTGGGCCTCTGCGAGCTGGAGGAGCTCGACCTCTCCGGGAACAAGTTTGAGACATTGCCCTCTGACATGATGAGGCTGACATCCGCCAAAATCCTGTGGCTCAGCAGTCTCCACATGTCCTCCTTGCCTGACAGCTTCTGTCGCCTGCACAACCTGGAGAGCCTGATGCTGGACGGGAACAACCTGACAGCGCTGCCTCCCTCCTTCGGCCACCTGCAAAGACTCAAAATGATCAATCTGTCCTCCAACGACTTTGAGAACTTCCCTGAGGTGATTTTAAGCATTGCAGGATTAGAGGAACTTTACCTGAGCAGGAATAAATTGACTCATATTCCAGAGGAAATCGGTCAGCTGGTGAAGCTGGTAAACCTCTGGCTGGACAACAACAACATCACGCACCTGCCTGACTCCATCGTGGAGCTGGAGAAGTTGGAGGAACTTGTTTTACAGGGTAACCAAATAGCCATTCTTCCAGATCATTTTGGGAAACTGTCAAAAGTGAACATTTGGAAGGTAAAAGATAACCCTCTCATCCAGCCTCCGTACGAGGTGTGTATGAAGGGCATCCCTTACATCGCAGTCTATCAGAAGGAGCTCGCTCAGTCGCAGCATGCTGTGAAACCCCGGCTCAAACTGGTTCTGATGGGGATGAAGAGTGCTGGGAAAACCCGGCTGAGGCAGAGTTTGGTGAACACAAAGCAGGACACCAGAGGAACCCCAGGAAACAAAGGAATTGAACTTACTAACTGGGTGGCAGATGCTGACCGCCATCTCACATTTTTAGTGTACGATTTGTCAGGGAATCAGAACTATGACCTCATCAAGCCCTTTTTTCTCTCCCCTGGGGCTCTCTATGTTCTTGTTGTCAATCTCAAAACCTACTCACCGAAAAACTTTTACGCTCACGTCGGGTATTTCCTCCACCTGCTCTGTGCCAAAGTCCCCCACGCCGTGGCTTGTTTGGTTGGCACTCATGCGGACCTGTGTGGAGAGgtggagctggaggagaagaCTCTGGACATCCACAGACAGATCGGGCTGCAGGAGAAGAGCGACATCCAGGGTCTGAGGAGCTTGGCTCAGCAGGTGGACCATGCTCTGGAGCAGGGCTACAACGTCCGCACCTCTAGCCCTCATGTCCTCTTCTACGGCGTCACCGACAGGAACCTGAGGCGCCGGAAAGCCCAGCTGCAgtacatgctgaaccacaggcTGCAGATCCTGTCCCCGGTCCTGAGCGTCAGCTGCACGGAGACGCAGAGGAACATCCAGAGGCTGCAGGAGAAGCTCATGTCCGTCGCAGACCATCGGGAGATCTTCCCCAACCTCCACCGCGTGCTGCCAAAGTCCTGGCAGATGCTGGAGGAGTTGCACTTTAAGTCCAAAGACCTGTGGCTGTCGTGGTGGAACTCGGCCCGTCTGGGCCTCCAGGCGGGGCTCACCGAGGACCGACTGCAGAGCGCCTTATCCTACCTGCACGAGAGCGGGAAGCTGCTCTACTTTGAGGACAGCCTCACTCTGAGGGAGTACGTGTTCCACAATCTTCCACGTTTCATTGCAATCCTCAACGTCTTCTTCCAGAGGGACGAGTCCACGCTGCTGGACCGGCTGCTCTCTGAGGGGGAGAGGGGGGACAAGGGGAGGGTGAGTCTGGTCATAGAGGACGAGAAGGGAGAGAACCTCAGGGTCACCCACCTGCAGCACCACGTGGAGGGCTTCATCCAACACGGCCTGCTGCCCTCCAACGTCATCCGCCTGCTCCTCAGGCCGCTCATCCAGACCCAGCAGGACCTCCACCTCATCATGGAGCTTCTGGAGAAGATGGGCATCTGCTACTGCATCAACAAACCCCGCAGCAAGCCCCTGAACGGAGCCACCGCCTGGTACAAGTTCCCCAGCTACGTCAGCAATGAGGAGGCCCAGGCGGAGGCCTCGACAGGTGGGAGTTCTCTGCCCGTGAGCCCCCTGTTCTCTGTGGAGCAGCTGCACATCCAGTACAGCTTCcatttcctgtttcctcccGGACTGTTTGCCCGTTTCAGCGTGCAGATCAACAGCCACGTGGTCCAGCGGTCGGATGGCAGACATCAGATCTTCGCCTATCGGGGTAAAGTCCCCGTGGTGATCAGCCACCAGCCCTCTAAGGGAAGGCTGCAGGCGGAGACTCTGTCCATCGCCAGCCACGCTTCGCTGCCCAACATCTGGACCGCCTGGCAGGCCGTCACTCCGCTGGTGGAGGAGCTGAACATGCTGCTGCAGGAGTGGCCTGGCCTGCACTACTCTGTACATATTCTCTGTTCCAAGTGCCTGAAGAGAGGGTCGTCCAACCCGCACGCCTTCCCGG
- the lmbrd2b gene encoding G-protein coupled receptor-associated protein LMBRD2B, with protein MSGAALGIEIVLVFFLALFLLHRYGDFKKQQRMVLFGTLLAWYLCFLIVFILPLDVSTTIYRQCKLEHEDVNPAPFNHTTPNASVTPTKSISKPCYKPWSYIPDGIMPVFWRVVYWTSQCLTWLLLPFMQSYARSGGFSITGKIKTALIENAIYYGTYLLIFGSLLIYVAVHPEWHLSWYELQTIGITAANTWGLFLLVLLLGYGLVEIPRSYWNASRHGHLLIKTYFKASKLMTEKADAEENLEDVMEEVRKVSESIKYNHPLRKYIDTILRKCPLDYQEKMGRNMDDYEDFDEKQNTYPTEKSLVKLHKQVIYAVQRHNRTRVQWQILLQQAIHLEDVAKNETSSSHQFVHSFPSTEPAGWFSRYIYTPTVEWYWECLLKGWFYRLLSVVLTLFSVAVVWSECTFFSTRPVLSLFAVFIQLAEQDYNYLYIEMACFITIFFLCTCVYSTVFRIRVFNYYYLASHHQTDAYSLQFSGMLFCRLTPPLCLNFLGLIHMDSAISHRQKLQTAYTSIMGSMRVLSFIANGFYIYYPMLIVILCIATYFSLGTRCLNLLGFQQFMGDCEMTSDLIDEGKELIRRERRKRQRVEDGENRRREWKERYGNQREDYAARNRSSHEMKETTYSDSSSSRQAKYSRSGSRAERDCMELLQDAEPLDFNAETLTDDPLDADSGRPAGGRYLSMSSSRNRIFDDV; from the exons ATGAGCGGGGCTGCGCTCGGCATCGAGATCGTCCTGGTGTTTTTCTTGGCGCTCTTCCTGCTGCACCGGTATGGAGACTTCAAGAAGCAGCAGCGCATGGTGCTATTCGGCACGCTGCTGGCCTGGTACCTGTGCTTCCTCATCGTTTTCATCTTGCCTCTGGACGTCAGCACG ACCATCTACAGGCAGTGCAAGTTGGAGCATGAGGACGTCAACCCGGCGCCGTTCAACCACACCACACCAAACGCGTCTGTCACGCCCAccaaaag CATCTCTAAGCCGTGCTACAAGCCTTGGAGCTACATCCCTGATGGCATCATGCCCGTCTTCTGGAGGGTGGTGTACTGGACGTCTCAGTGCCTCACCTG GCTGCTGCTACCCTTCATGCAGTCGTACGCTCGCTCTGGAGGCTTCTCCATCACCGGGAAAATCAAAACGGCGCTGATAGAGAACGCCATCTACTACGGAACCTACCTGCTGATCTTTGGCTCGCTGCTCATCTACGTGGCTGTTCATCCCGAGTGGCATCTGTCCTG GTACGAGCTGCAGACCATCGGCATCACGGCGGCCAACACCTGGGGTCTGttcctgctggtgctgctgctcggCTACGGCCTGGTGGAGATCCCACGCTCCTACTGGAACGCCTCCAGACACGGACACCTCCTCATCAAGACCTACTTCAAGGCGTCCAAGCTGATGACGGAGAAGGCCGACGCCGAGGAAAACCTGGAGGATGTGATGGAG GAGGTGAGGAAAGTCAGCGAGTCCATCAAGTACAACCACCCGCTGAGGAAGTACATTGACACCATTCTCAGAAAA TGCCCGCTGGACTACCAGGAGAAGATGGGCCGGAACATGGACGACTACGAGGACTTTGATGAGAAACAGAATACGTACCCCACTGAGAAGAGCCTGGTGAAGCTGCACAAACAG GTGATCTACGCAGTTCAGAGACACAACCGGACCCGGGTACAGTGGCAGATCCTCCTGCAGCAGGCCATCCACCTGGAGGACGTCGCCAAGAACGAGACCAGTTCCAGCCACCAGTTTGTGCACAGCTTCCCGTCTACTGAGCCGGCCGGCTGGTTCAGCAGATACATTTACACCCCGACTGTAG AGTGGTACTGGGAGTGCCTCCTGAAAGGCTGGTTCTACCGCCtgctgtcagtggttctgacgCTGTTCAGTGTGGCTGTGGTCTGGTCCGAATGCACCTTCTTCAGCACCCGGCCCGTCCTGTCTCTGTTCGCGGTGTTCATTCAGCTGGCTGAGCAGGACTACAACTACCTGTACATCGAG ATGGCGTGCTTTATCACAATCTTCTTCCTGTGCACGTGCGTTTACTCCACCGTGTTCCGGATTCGAGTCTTCAACTACTACTACCTGGCCTCCCACCACCAGACCGACGCCTACAGCCTCCAGTTCAGCGGCAT GCTCTTCTGTCGCCTGACTCCGCCTCTCTGCCTCAACTTCCTGGGTCTGATCCACATGGACTCGGCCATCTCCCACCGGCAGAAGCTGCAGACGGCTTACACCTCT ATCATGGGATCAATGCGCGTCCTCTCGTTCATCGCCAACGGCTTCTACATCTACTACCCCATGCTGATAGTCATCCTCTGCATCGCCACCTACTTCAG TCTGGGGACGCGCTGCCTGAACCTTCTGGGCTTCCAGCAGTTTATGGGCGACTGTGAGATGACGTCTGACCTGATCGACGAGGGGAAGGAGCTGATCCGACGCG AGAGAAGGAAGCGGCAGAGGGTGGAAGACGGAGAGAACAGACGGAGA GAGTGGAAGGAGCGTTACGGGAACCAGAGAGAGGACTACGCTGCGAGGAACCGGAGCAGCCACGAGATGAAGGAGACCACTTACTCagactccagcagcagcagac AGGCCAAGTATTCTCGCTCCGGGAGCCGAGCAGAGAGGGACTGCATGGAGCTGCTGCAGGACGCCGAACCTTTAGATTTCAACGCCGAGACTCTGACAGACGACCCTCTGGACGCGGACTCTGGCAG GCCTGCAGGAGGACGGTATCTGTCCATGTCGTCCTCTCGGAACCGAATATTTGACGACGTCTAA
- the LOC142373089 gene encoding uncharacterized protein LOC142373089 yields MATNSKRAKISSEYDHFMSELIRSGPPAVYQLKPNKQETGTLKIMTIGEKSPGKTNKTILLVGETGTGKSTLINALVNYTMGVKYEDEVWFKIVEEEEKSQAESQTSDVIVYQIFGFEGKTLPYSLTIIDTPGYGDTRGIELDTIISQRLFDLFRSEGGVHEINAVGLVLKASENRVSDRMRYIFDSVMSLFGKDLEKNIVALITHSDGMPPKNALQALLGAKIKCSRNEKNQPVHFLFNNCQAELRDEDTEVPLENAWRQTMRGMQKFSEFLGRTGPQKLKTTVEVLRSQIRLTASIHNLQERIKSAEKMQEEIKVTKVQLRMHEKDMENDKNFTIEVEEQYKILETYGGGWSFLTFDGVTRCKACEENCHYPGCTIAWNASLCEIMSDDRCTVCAGRCPTGRHVKDTQRYVTKTRKVQKTLQEVKDRFQTDVNNTSSLLNVLEVKNKKLEDEVKQYLNEAFRHVLKLRDIALTVKTTSTQAFLGILIRKMKEGGDSEKVQILEEMAGQVDEGNRTLLTNTFGQP; encoded by the exons atggcaac AAACTCAAAGAGGGCCAAAATCTCATCCGAATATGACCACTTTATGTCTGAACTGATCCGTTCAGGACCTCCTGCTGTCTACCAGCTGAAACCAAATAAACAAGAAACTGGAACTCTAAAAATTATGACCATTGGTGAAAAAAGCCCCGGGAAGACAAATAAAACCATCTTACTTGTTGGTgaaacaggaacaggaaaaTCTACTCTGATCAATGCTCTGGTCAACTACACCATGGGAGTGAAGTATGAGGATGAAGTCTGGTTTAAGATtgtagaggaagaggagaaaagtCAGGCAGAAAGTCAGACATCAGATGTGATTGTGTACCAGATCTTTGGTTTTGAAGGTAAAACTCTGCCCTACTCTCTGACCATCATTGATACTCCTGGATATGGAGACACCAGAGGGATCGAGCTGGATACCATCATCAGTCAAAGACTGTTTGACTTGTTTCGATCAGAGGGCGGTGTTCATGAAATTAATGCTGTGGGTCTGGTGCTGAAAGCATCTGAGAATAGAGTCAGTGACCGCATGAGGTACATCTTTGACTCAGTGATGTCTCTGTTTGGAAAAGACCTGGAGAAGAACATCGTAGCTCTCATCACACACTCAGATGGAATGCCACCTAAAAATGCTCTCCAGGCTCTTCTAGGTGCAAAGATTAAATGTTCCAGAAATGAGAAGAATCAGCCTGTTCACTTCTTGTTTAATAACTGTCAAGCAGAACTGAGAGACGAAGACACTGAGGTACCTTTGGAAAATGCATGGCGACAAACAATGAGGGGAATGCAAAAGTTTTCAGAGTTCCTGGGAAGAACTGGACCTCAGAAGCTGAAAACAACTGTGGAGGTTCTGAGATCTCAAATCCGACTGACAGCCTCCATCCACAACCTGCAAGAGAGGATCAAGTCGGCTGAGAAGATGCAGGAGGAGATAAAGGTGACGAAGGTGCAGCTAAGGATGCATGAGAAAGACATGGAAAATGACAAGAACTTTACCATCGAGGTGGAAGAACAGTACAAAATACTGGAGACCTATGGAGGCGGATGGTCATTTTTGACATTTGATGGAGTCACTCGCTGCAAAGCCTGTGAGGAGAACTGTCATTACCCAGGATGCACTATAGCCTGGAATGCTTCACTCTGTGAGATCATGAGTGATGACCGCTGCACTGTCTGTGCAGGGAGGTGCCCAACTGGGAGGCATGTGAAAGATACACAGAGGTATGTGACCAAGACCAGGAAAGTTCAAAAGACCCTGCAAGAAGTCAAGGACAGGTTCCAAACCGATGTGAATAACACATCCAGTCTGCTGAATGTtctggaagtgaagaacaagaaGCTGGAAGATGAGGTGAAACAATACCTGAATGAGGCCTTTAGACATGTGCTGAAGCTGCGAGATATTGCTCTGACCGTGAAGACCACGTCCACGCAGGCCTTCCTGGGTATCCTGATCAGGAAGATGAAGGAGGGAGGAGACAGCGAGAAAGTCCAGATACTGGAAGAGATGGCAGGTCAGGTGGACGAGGGAAACAGAACCCTGCTGACAAATACGTTTGGTCAACCCTGA